DNA from Oncorhynchus masou masou isolate Uvic2021 unplaced genomic scaffold, UVic_Omas_1.1 unplaced_scaffold_7694, whole genome shotgun sequence:
ACTTCATTTTACGAGGCATGACTTGCCTTGCTTCATTGTAGCCTGGACAAAATTCAACCGTGAAAACTGAGGCAATTATTTTAGAAAGACGTCCATCTGTCAATGGAACCAGCATTtaaatttgttattttttttattacctttatttaaccaggcaagtcagttaacaacaaattcttatttatgatgactgcctactggggaacagtgggttgactgcctactggggaacagtgggttgactgcctactggggaacagtgggttgactgcctactggggaacagtgggttgactgcctactggggaacagtgggttgactgcctactggggaacagtgggttgactgcctaccggggaacagtgggttgacggcctactggggaacagtgggttgactgcctaccggggaacagtgggttgactgcctaccggggaacagtgggttgactgcctactggggaacagtgggttgactgcctactggggaacagtgggttgacggcctactggggaacagtgggttgactgcctaccgggaacagtgggttgactgcctaccggggaacagtgggttgactgcctactggggaacagtgggttgactgcctactggggaacagtgggttgactgcctactggggaacagtgggttgactgcctactggggaacagtgggttgactgcctactggggaacagtgggttgactgcctactggggaacagtgggttgactgcctactggggaacagtgggttgactgcctactggggaacagtgggttgactgcctactggggaacagtgggttgactgcctactggggaacagtgggttgactgcctactggggaacagtgggttgacggcctactggggaacagtgggttgactgcctaccggggaacagtgggttgactgcctaccggggaacagtgggttgactgcctactggggaacagtgggttgactgcctactggggaacagtgggttgactgcctactggggaacagtgggttgactgcctactggggaacagtgggttgactgcctactggggaacagtgggttgactgcctactggggaacagtgggttgactggcctactggggaacagtgggttgactgcctactggggaacagtgggttgactgcctactggggaacagtgggttgactgcctactggggaacagtgggttgactgcctactggggaacagtgggttgactgcctactggggaacagtgggttgactgcctactggggaacagtgggttgactgcctactggggaacagtgggttgacggcctactggggaacagtgggttgactgcctaccggggaacagtgggttgactgcctaccggggaacagtgggttgactgcctactggggaacagtgggttgactgcctactggggaacagtgggttgacggcctactggggaacagtgggttgacggcctactggggaacagtgggttgacggcctactggggaacagtgggttgactgcctactggggaacagtgggttgactgcctactggggaacagtgagttggccggcctactggggaacagtgggttgacctgccaggaacagtgggttgactgcctacgggggaacagtgggttggctgcctaccaggggaacagtgggttgctcacttccaggaacagtgggttgaccctgccagggaacagtgggttgactgcctaccagggaacagtgggttgactgcctaccaggaacagtgggttaactgcatgccaggggaacagtgggttgactgcctactggggaacagtgggttgaccttgcctactggggaacagtgggttgaagCTTCaccctactggggaacagtggagTTGACTGcataccggggaacagtgggttgactgcctactggggaacggtgggttgactgcctaccggggaacagtgggttgactgcctactggggaacagtgggttgacggcctactggggaacagtgggttgactgcctactggggaacagtgggttgacggcctactggggaacagtgggttgacggcctactggggaacagtgggttgacggcctactggggaacagtgggacAGTTCTGCCcatgccttgttcatgggcagaacgacatatttttaccttgtctattcggggatttgatccagcaagcTTTTgtctactggcccaacgctctaaccactaggctacctgcctcccctcccctcgaaccactaggctacctgcctcccctcccctcgaaccactaggctacctgcctcccctcccctcgaaccactaggcaacctgccgcccctcccctctaaccactaggctacctgccgcccctcccctctaaccactagtataCCTGCCGTTTTGAGGAGCTCTCATGCTGTCCATCAAACAGGTGATTGATATTCCACTCAAAGGAGATGATAAATAACATACATGACGGCTCATCAGAAAACACACTTGACAATTTAGTCAGAATGCAAATGTCCCTGTAGTCCGATCAGCTGGACCGGTCAAATGTCCCTGTAGTCCGATCAGCTGGACCGGCAGCTAGCCGTTTTTTAACGGTTAACCTTTAACATCCctagtctcttcctctctccttcgcTCCAGACTCATTCCCCGAGGTGGTCTCCAGCAGCACCCGACCCCAGACCCCAGTCCCCATGGAAGGACACTCCTTCACCAAGATGTCCTCCAGTCCACCCAGGAACAACTGTGTCTGGCCAGGAATCTCCTCCAGCCATCTGAAAAGTATTTACTATGTAGCACATAGAATATCTCTCTGGGGACAGTTCAGTAGTAATGTGGGCAGAAAGACACTGCAGTCGTAGTAATGTGGGCAGATAGATACTGCAGTTGTAGTAATGTGGGCAGATAGATACTGCAGTAGTAGTAATGTGGGCAGAAAGACACTGCAGTAGTAGTAATGTGGGCAGATAGATACTGCAGTAGTAGTAAAGTGGGCAGAAAGACACTGCAGTAGTAGTAATGTGGGCAGAAAGACACTGCAGTAGTAGTAATGTGGGCAGAAAGACACTGCAGTAGTAGTAATGTGGGCAGAAAGACACTGCAGTAGTAGTAATGTGGGCAGAAAGACACTGCAGTAGTAGTAATGTGGGCAGAAAGACACTGCAATAGTAGTAATGTGGGCAGATAGATACTGCAGTAGTAGTAATGTGGGCAGAAAGACACTGCAGTAGTAGTAATGTGGGCAGATAGATACTGCAGTTGTAGTAATGTGGGCAGATGGATACTGCAGTAGTAGTAATGTGGGCAGAAAGACACTGCAGTAGTAGTAATGTGGGCAGAAAGATACTGTAGTAGTAATGTGGGCAGAAAGATACTGCAGTAGTAGTAATGTGGGCAGAAAGATACTGCAGTAGTAGTAATGTGGGCAGAAAGACACTGCAGTAGTAGTAATGTGGGCAGAAAGACACTGCAGTAGTAGTAATGTGGGCAGAAAGACACTGCAGTAGTAGTAATGTGGGCAGAAAGACACTGCAGTAGTAGTGAAAACAATGGAAAGACAACATATTGTTGTCCGCTGTCTGTGTCGCctgactctctctcgctctgcctcagCAGTGACCTCGTTTTCCTCAGCGAAGAGCAGGCGTCAGAAGAAGTACCGTAGTGTGATATCAGACGTGTTTGACGGGACCATTGTCAGCTCAGTGCAGTGTCTGACCTGCGATAGGGTAAGTAGTTTGTGTAGCCTGACGACTCGACATTCTCCCGCTGCTCTGTTGTTCGCTACAGACTTTAGTCTGAGACGGCAATTATTCAAGTCGTTTGTGGCGTTGTACGAAACATAGTCACCAGCGATTGGCTCCCACGTGTGTCCTGACTCTGGTCCAAAACATCAGTTTCTGGTCCAATTAGACGGCCCCAAATGTGTTGTCATTCGGTGAGGGGTCGAGGGGAGGTACCGCTCCAGACTCATTGGTGAGAAGAAACTAACGTCTGAGTAGCCAGACAATGGGGCATAATTATCATGGAATATACcttaaccctgtctccccctgtcctgtagaggatggaccctctgtctccccctgtcctgtagaggatggaccccctgtcctgtagaggatggaccccctgtctccccctgtcctgtagaggatggaccctgtctccccctgtcctgtagaggatggaccccctgtctcccctgtcctgtagaggatggaccctctgtctccccctgtcctgtagaggatggaccccctgtctccccctgtcctgtagaggatggaccccctgtctcccctgtcctgtagaggatggaccccctgtctccccctgtcctgtagaggattgaccctgtctccccctgtcctgtcgaggatggaccctctgtctcccctgtcctgtcgaggatggaccctctgtctccccctgtcctgtcgaggatggaccctctgtctccccctgtcctgtcgagggatggaccctctgtctcccctgtccaGCAGGACTGgaccccctgtcctgtagaggatggaccccctgtctgtagaggatggaccccctgtcctgtagaggatggaccctctgtctcccctgtcctgtagaggatggaccctctgtctcccctgtcctgtagaggatggaccctctgtctcccctgtcctTAGAGTGAtggaccccctgtctcccctgtagaggatggactgtctccccctgtcctgtagaggatggaccccctgtctcccctgtcctgtagaggatggaccctctgtctccccctgtcccatAGCCAGAGGAtggaccctctgtctccccctgtcctgtagaggatggacccctgtctcccctgtcctgAGAGGACggaccctctctgtctccccctgtcctgtcgaGGATggacccctgtctccccctgtcctgtcgaggatggaccctctgtctcccctgtcctgtagagggcccggacccctgtctccccctgtctggggATGgaccctgtctcccctgtctcaggatggaccctctgtcctcctgtcctgtagaggatggaccccctgtctccccctgtcctgtgtGGGggaccctctgtctcccctgtcctgtagaggatggaccctctgtcctgtagaggatggacctctgtcctgtagaggatggaccccctgtctccccctgtcctgtagaggatggatccctctgtctccccctgtcctgtagaggatggaccctctgtctccccctgtcctgtagaggatggaccctctgtcccctgtcctgTGGGAAggcccccctccccctgtcctgtagaggatggaccctctgtctccccctgtcctgtagagggacggacccctgtctccccctgtcctgtagaggatggaccccctatctcccctgtcctgtctgaggatggaccctctgtctcccctgtcctgcgaggatggaccctctgtctcccctgtcctgtagaggggATGgaccccctgtccccctgtcctgtagaggatggaccctccccctgtcctccccctgtcctgtagaggatggacccctgtctccccctgtcctgtagaggagggACCCTCTATCTCCCCTGTCCTGCAGAAGGATGGACTGtctcccctgtcctgtagagggatggaccccctccccctgtcctgtagaggatggaccccctgtctcccctgtcctgtagagggatggaccccctgtctcccctgtcctgtGAGGATggacccctgtctccccctgtcctgtagaggattggacccctgtctccccctgtcctgtggggatggaccctctgtctcccctgtcctAAGGATGGACCCTCTGTCTCCCGTAACCATGAGGATggacccctctgtctcccctgtcctgtagaggatggaccccctgtctccccctgtcctgtagaggatggaccccctgtcctgtagaggatggacccccctgtctccccctgtcctgtagaggatggaccctgtctcccctgtcctgtagaggatggaccccctgtctcccctgtcctgtagaggatggatggaccccctgtcctgtagaggatggacccctgtctccccctgtcctgtagaggatggaccccctgtCCTGTAGGGGATGGatttctctccccctgtcttggaccccctgtcctgtagagggatggaccccctgtctcccctgtcctgtagaggatggaccctctatctccccctgtcctgtagaggatggaccccctgtcctgtagaggatggacccctgTCCTGCAGAGGAtggaccctctgtctccccctgtcctgtagaggatggaccccctgtctccccctgtcctgtagaggatggaccctctgtctccccctgtcctgtagaggatggacccctgtctcccctgtcctgtagaggatggaccccctgtctcccctgtcctgtAGGGATggacccctgtctccccctgtcctgtagaggatggacccctgtctccccctgtcctgtagaggatggacccctgtctcccctgtcctgtagaggatggaccccctgtctccccctgtcctgtagaggatggaccccctgtctccctgtcctgtagaggatggaccctctgtctccccctgtcctgtagaggatggaccccctgtctccccctgtcctgtgaggatggaccctctgtctccccctgtcctgtaagAGGACGgacccctgtctccctgtcctgtagaggatggaccccctgtctccccctgtcctgtagaggatggacctgtctctgtcctgtagaggatggacctgtctcccctgtcctgtagaggatggaccctctgtctccccctgtcctgtagaggatggaccccctggaccccctgtcctgtagagggatggaccctctgtctcccctgtcctgtaggggatggaccccctgtctccccctgtcctgggGGATGGACCCTCTgcccccctgtcctgtagaggatggacccctgtctcccctgtcctgtagaggatggaccccctgtctccccctgtcctgtagaggatggaccctctgtctctcccctgtcctgtagaggatggaccctctgtctccccctgtcctgtagaggatggacctctgtctccctctgtcctgtagaggatggaccctgtctccccctgtcctgtagaggatggaccccctgtctccccctgtcctgtagaggatggacctctgtctcccctgtcctgtagaggatggacccctgtctccccctgtcctgtagaggatggaccccctgtcctgtagaggatggacccctgtctcccctgtcctgtagaggatggaccccccctgtctccccctgtcctgtagaggacggaccctctgtctccccctgtcctgcagaggatggaccccctgtctcccctgtcctgtagaggatggacccgtGTCCCCCCCCGTCCTGTAGAGGACGGACCCCGTGTCCCCTGTCCTGGGTAGAGGATGGATCATTCTCTGCGGCCTTGGTCTTCTACTATAAACGTGTGAAAAACaactgtcctctccttcctctgcctcatctctccatcctggATTACATTAGTGATAGACAGTTGTCTAAGATTCTTGCATTTCTTGTAAATATTTTATGTGTAATTTTGATTATTTGGGCTTCATCTGTGACTTGATGAAAAGTACAAATTAGTAAATATTTCCCATTTTTCTCTCCAGGTGTCTGTGAGGCCAGAGAACTTCCAGGACCTGTCCTCGCCCATCCCAGGTAAGGAGGACCAAGCAAACTCcactcctcccatcagacctctCTGGTCAAGGCTGGGTCCTGTGGGTGAGGCCTACGCTGCTCAGGATGGGTCGCCTTCGTCATGGAATACATCAAGAGGTACGGACAGCTGGCGTCCCTAACTAGAGCAGTAGCCTCccttaatgggtacagacagctcATACTAATTACATATATTCCTTTAAtggggtacagacagcctggcgAATTCTAACTATTataccctttaatgggtacagacagcctggtgaccctaactagaaaaccctttaatgggtacagacagcctggtgaccctaactagaaaccctttaatgggtacagacagcctggtgaccctaactattataccctttaatgggtacagacagcctggtgaccctaactagaaaaccctttaatggcacagacagcctggtgaccttAACTATTAttcctttaatgggtacagacagcctggtggccctaactagaaaaccctttaatgggtacagacagcctggtgaccctaactattattccctttaatgggtacagacagcctggtgaccctaactagaaaaccctttaatgggtacagacagcctggtgaccctaactattatacctttaatgggtacagacagcctggtgaccctaactattataccttttaatgggtacagacagcctggtgaccctaactagaaaaaccctttaatgggtacagacagcctggtgaccctaactattaaaccctttaatgggtacagacagcctggtgaccctaatcatgaaaaaccctttaatgggtacagacagcctggtgaccctaactattataccctttaatgggtaacacagcctggtgaccctaactagaaaacccttttgggtacagacagcctggtgaccctaactagaaaaccctttaatgggtacagacagcctggtgaccctaactattataccctttaatgggtacagacagcctggtgaccctaactattatacctttaatgggtacagacagcctggtgaccctaactagaaaaacctttaatgggtacagacagcctggtgaccctaactagaaaacccttttacaGCCTGGtagacagacagcctggtgaccctaactattaTACTTTAATGGGTGGgagacagcctggtgacctaaCTAGAaaaaaccctttaatgggtacagacagcctggtgaccctaactattatacctttaatgggtacagacagcctggtgacagCCTGGGTACAGACCCTAACTAgaaaaccctttaatgggtacagacagcctggtgaccctaactagaaaacccttaatgggtacagacagcctggtgaccctaactattattcccttaatgggtacagacagcctggtgaccctaactagaaaccctttaatgggtacagacagcctggtgaccctaactagaaaccctttaatgggtacggacagcctggtgaccctaactattattccctttaatgggtacagacagcctggtgaccctaactattattccctttaatgggtacagacagcctggtgaccctaactattataccctttaatgggtacagacagcctggtgaccctaactagaaaaccctttaatgggtacggacagcctggtgaccctaactattattccctttaatgggtacagacagcctggtgaccctaactattattccctttaatgggtacagacagcctggtgaccctaactattataccctttaatgggtacagacagcctggtgaccctaactagaaaaccctttaatgggtacagacagcctggtgaccctaactattattccctttaatgggtacagacagcctggtgaccctaactagaaaaccctttaatgggtacagacagcctggtgaccctaactagaaaaccctttaatgggtacagacagcctggtgaccctaactattattccctttaatgggtacagacagcctggtgaccctaactattattccctttaatgggtacagacagcctggtgaccctaactattattccctttaatgggtacagacagcctggtgaccctaactagaaaaccctttaatgggtacacGGGGCCTTCGGAAGGTTTCCACACGGGGCCTTCGGAAGGTTTCCACACGGGGCCTTCGGAAGGTTTCCACACGGGGCCTTCGGAAGGTTTCCACACGGGGCCTTCGGAAGGTTTACACACAATACACCCTcatgtcaaagtgaaattatgttttcagacatttttacaaatcaaACCCAATGAAAAGCTGACATTTCTTGAGTCAAGTATTCAAgcctaaatacagtgccttgcgaaagtattcggcccccttgaactttgcgaccttttgccacatttcaggcttcaaacataaagatataaaactgtatttttttgtgaagaatcaacaacaagtgggacacaatcatgaagtggaacgacatttattggatatttcaaacttttttaacaaatcaaaaactgaaaaattgggcgtgcaaaattattcagcccccttaagttaatactttgtagcgccaccttttgctgcgattacagctgtaagtcagcttgagggtatgtctctatcagttttggcacatcgagagactgaaattttttcccattcctccttgcaaaacagctcgagctcagtgaggttggatggagagcatttgtgaacagcagttttcagttctttccacagattctcgattggattcaggtctggactttgacttggccattctaacacctggatatgtttatttttgaaccattccattgtagattttgcttaatgttttggatcattgacttgttggaagacaaatctccgtcccagtctcaggtcttttgcagactccatcaggttttcttccagaatggtcctgtatttggctccatccatcttcccatcaattttaaccatcttccctgtccctgctgaagaaaagcaggcccaaaccatgatgctgccaccaccatgtttgacagtggggatggtgtgttcagagtgatgagctgtatTGCTTTTCCGCCAAACATaccattttgcattgttgccaaaaagttcaattttggtttcatctgaccagagcaccttcttccacatgtttggtgtgtctatTGTAAGCAGTCTATTGTAATAACTTGATGTTCCTAAACAGACTTCCTACAGTCACTGACACCTTTCATTCAGTGGGCATCGCACATAAATCCAAACTTTTCACAGAAGCTGTAAGGACAAAAATAATGTCCAATATAAAGAAAAAAGGGGGTGAATGTTAGTTTTGCTGCTCGTGATATTTGAAATAAATATTGTTTATTGACTACTGATGAGGCTCCcaagtggctcagcggtctaaggcactgcgtttcggtgctagaggcgtcactacagaccctggttcgattccaggctgtatcacaaccggccgtgattgggagtcccatctggcggagcacaattgggcccagcgtcgtccgggtttggtccgggtaggccgtcattgtaaataagaatttgttcttaactgacttgcctcgttaaataaaatacTGTGCGCCTCCCCTGAATAATTGATGGCATAACCGTTTGCATTACCGCTAAGACCAGCATTTGGTGAGTCTTAAATATCACCAGTAGAGTTGCTTGAAATTGGTACATTGGCACACGTTTTGAGGACACGGAAAAGCTCTAGCGAGCTGATATAAGACAGGTGAATTACCAGCCCTACGGCTAGGGTTGGAAAAAAAGCAGAGTGCTGGCTTTTACAAGTCGAAAAGGGCGTTTGACACTCGCGCCGCCTTAACGCCAGCAGGAAATGGAGCCCAGAGTGTGTTGTATAGGGGTCAACGTATAGGGGATAGTCTGCTGACACCAAGTGTGTAGTATAGGGGTCGACAGTTTTTCCTGAGCATGTGACTCGACCAGAAAAACAACAACTATTCCTTGGTTGAAGCCGATAAACACATTGCTAGTGAGTTGTGTCAGTAAGTTGTGTGAAGTCTAGTCTGTTAATGGTTAAACTGTGTCCTTGTGTTCCAGCTGGTTCTGGGGTCCTGTGGTGACCCTACAGGACTGTCTGGCTGCCTTCTTTGCCCGGGACGAGCTGAAAGGAGACAACATGTACAGCTGTGAGAAATGCAAGAAGTGAGTACCTCACAACTCCCACTTTAAAAAGGAGATTTTAAATTGTTAGATGATGGAAGTTAAACTCCTACATGAGTAAAGACTGCTTTTTAAAATATTCTCCTAGATTACGGAACGGAGTGAAATTCTGTAAAGTTCAGAGTGTTCCTGAGGTGAGTGCTCCAACGCATTAGAAAAGCCATCAAGTTATGTCACAACTACTAAATCACAGttgaatattaaattatttgTCATCCCCTCCAGATCCTGTGCATCCACCTGAAGCGGTTTAGACACGAGCTGATGTTCTCCACTAAGATCGGGACTCACGTCTCCTTCCCATTGGAGGGCCTGGACCTGCAGCCCTTCCTGGCCAAGGATAGCTCCGCCCACACCACCTCCTACGACCTGCTGTCAGTCATCTGTCACCATGGCACCGCCAGCAGTGAGTGTTCCATCCGGGCCACTGGCCAAGCCCCCTCTAAGATGGGAGGATGTTAGAGCTTTCAGATAGAAATGTGGTAATGTGTAGGATAGATGTGGTAATGTGTAGGATAGATGTGGTAATGTGTGGTAATGTGTGGGATAGATGTGGTAATGTGTGGGATAGAT
Protein-coding regions in this window:
- the LOC135537418 gene encoding ubiquitin carboxyl-terminal hydrolase 33-like gives rise to the protein MEYIKSWFWGPVVTLQDCLAAFFARDELKGDNMYSCEKCKKLRNGVKFCKVQSVPEILCIHLKRFRHELMFSTKIGTHVSFPLEGLDLQPFLAKDSSAHTTSYDLLSVICHHGTASSECSIRATGQAPSKMGGC